The window GATCGCGGGCGTCAAACGACCGCGGGCTCCTGCAGCAGCGTCTTCTCGGGCTCCGGACGCTTCATCGATATGGACATGAACGCCGCGCCGATGCTGAGGGCACCGGCGACGTACCACGCGGGCGCGTAGCTGCCGAAACCGTCGCGGGTGAGGCCGGCCGCGGTGGCGGCGAAGGCGGCACCGAGCTGGTGGGCGGCGAAGATCCAGCCGAACACGATCGGCGCGGACATGCCGAAGTACTCCCGGCACAGGGCGACGGTCGGTGGCACGGTGGCGATGAAGTCGAGTCCGTAGAAGATGACGAACACGAGCATGAAGCCGGTGACCTGCTCGCTGAACAGCTGCGGCAGGATCAGCAGCGACACCCCGCGCAGCGCGTAGTAGGCGAGCAGCAGGATCCGGGAGTCGTAGCGGTCGCTGAGCCAGCCGGACAGGACCGTGCCGATGAGGTCGAAGATCCCGATGAGGGCGAGCAGCCCGGCGGCGGTGACCGTCGGCATGCCGTGGTCGTGGGCGGCGGGGATGAAGTGGGTGTTGACCAGCCCGTTGCTGGTGGCGCCGCAGATCGCGAACGCCATGGCGAGGAACCAGAACGCCTTGGTGCGGGCGGCGCTCTTCAGGCCGTCGATGGCGAGCCGCGCCGCGTTGTTGACGGCGGGCGGCGCGGGGACGATCTCGTCGGCGCCGTACGGCGGGATCCCGACGTCGGCGGGGTGCTCGCGGAAGAAGAGCAGCACGAGCGGCACCGTGGAGAAGGCCACCACGGCGACCACGATCGCCGCGGTCCGCCAGCCGCCCGGCGCCTCGGAGAGCTTCGCCACCAGCGGCAGGAACACCAGCGAACCGGTGGCACCGCCCGCCGAGAGCAGACCGGTGACCAGGCCCTGCTGCTTGACGAACCAACGGGTGCCGATCGTGGCGACGAAGCCGAGGGAGATGGCGCCGGCGCCCAGGCCGACCATCACGCCCCAGAGCATCACCAGCTGCCAGGACGCGGTCATGAAGACGGTCAGGCCGCTGCCCAGGGCGATCAGGGCCATGGCGCTCGCGGTCACCTTGCGCACGCCGAAGCGTTCCATCAGCGCGGCGGCGAAGGGCGCGGTGACGCCGTAGAGGGCGAGGTTGACGGACATGGCGAAACCGATGGTCCCGTTGGACCATCCGAATTCACGATGCAGCGGCTCCACCAGGGCTCCGGGGGTCGCCCGGAACCCAGCCGCCGCGACCAGCGCGACGAATCCGATGGCCGCGATCATCCACGGCCACATGAACTTGTGACGAATCATTCGCCCAGCGTGGTCGACTCCCGACCGCCCGGAAAGCGGAGCGCGGACACCTTGTCAGGTCCGCGCTTTCCATCGCCCGAGCGGGAGTTCAGCCTCCGATCGTGACCCGCCGCTTCTCGGTCGTCTGGTCGATGTCGGACGAGCGCACGGTCAGCGACACCGTCCACCTGCCCGCCAGCGGGAGCCGGACCTCGCCCACCCGGCGTCCGGCGCCGTCCGGTCGGAGCGTCACGCCCAGCGGTCCGAGGTTCTCGGCGGGCAGGGTGAAGGCCAGGGCGGCCTCGGGCACGTCCGCCGGGCGTCCGTCGGCCCCGGTCAGCCGCAGCTCTACGGTGCGGCCGCCGGTCGCCGCCGGGACGAGGCTCACCGTCGCCGTGCCCTGCGCGTTCGCGGTCCGGCCGCCCGTGTCGAACGGGATCGTCAGCGTGAGGGTGCGGTCCGGCGCGGCGCTCGCGGCCGAAGCGGCGGGGTCGCGCGGAGCGGACCCGGCCGCGCTCGCCGTGCGGGCCGGCGGTGTGGAGGTGAGCATCGTGGTCACCACGAGGACCGCCACGGCCAGAGCCGACTCCGCCAGGACGGAACGGCGCAGGCCCACCCGCGCGGAGTGGCCCCCGGTTCGCGACGATGCCTCAGCCGCCATGGGGGTGGCGGGAGTTCCCGCCTCAGCCGCCGAGAGGGCGGCGGGAGTTCCCGCCTCAGCGGCCGCGAGGGTGACGGAAGTTCCCCCCTCAGCCGCCATGGGGGTGGCGGACGTTCCCGCCTCAGCCGCCGTGAGGGTGCCGGGAGTTCCCCCCTCGGTCGCCGTGAAGGTGGCGGGAGTTCCCACCTCAGCCGTCATGGGGGTGGCGGAAGTTCCCGTCTCCGCCTCGGAGCGCAGGAGGGCGAGGCGGGAGCGGGAGAACCATGCCGCCCCGAGCATCAGGGCCACGCATCCGGCCTTGATCAGCAGCAGGCGCCCGTACTCGGTGTCGAACAGCGCTTCCCAGGAGCCCACTCCGCGCCACGACTGGTACAGCCCCGTCAGAACCAGGACCGTCACCGAGCCGACGGCCACCAGCGAGAAGCGCTCCACCGCGGCGGGCGTGAGCCCTCGGCGGAGCCCGACGGCCAGCGTCACCAGCCCGCCCAGCCAGGCCGCCATCGCCAGCAGATGCAGCGCGGTCGTCGGCAGGGCCAGCCAGACCTGGGCGCCCTCGGAGGCGTGGTTCGTCATGACCCAGGTCGCCGACAGGCCGACCGCCAGCAACAGCCCGACCGCGCCGAGACGACTCCGGGACCAGGACCGCTCCGTCGCGTCGTCGTCGGACTGCGCCTGCCCCTGCGACAGCGGCTCTGACCGGCCCTGCCTCCGGGCCTGGCCCAACTGCCCCACCAGCAGCACCAGATACACACCGCACGCGGCGAGCAGCAGCAGGCGGATCGCCAGCGCGACATAGATCCGCTCGTCCACGGGGACATGGGCTTCCGTCGGCACGGCATCCGTCGACGGCGTGATGCCACTGCCCTGTTCGTAGGGGCCGCGCAGCATCATCAGCACGATGGTGGAGCCCAGCAGACCGATCCAGCCGGCCGCCAGCAGCCCCTGCACCCGCCGGACCGCCGCGCCCGCCGGCCAGCAGACCAGGACGAACGCCACCGCCCCCGCCAGCAGCGCGAACGCGGCGTACGCGACCGCGCGACCGGTGCCGTACAGGAAGGCGATCAGGCCGTCCGTCCGGGTGCCCTGGAGTTCCGCGACGGAGACGGAGCTGGCGGACGGCTTTCCGACGGAGAACGTGAAGGCGCCGCCCCCTGGGTGCGAGTCCGCGAAGATCACCTGCCAGGCCACCGTGTAGGTGCCGTCCGCGAGACCGTCGCGCAATTTCACCCGTGCGGTCTCGGGCCGGCCGGCGGCGTGTCCCGGGGTACCCGTGTCGACCCGCTCGCCCGCCGGATCGAGGACCCGGAGCGAGTCGGCGGGCAGCGTCACGCCCTCGCTGAAGGTGAGTGTGACGGCGGACGGCTGCCTCGGCACGACCGAGTCCGGCGCCGGGTCGGTGGAGTCGAGCTCCGCGTGGGCGGCCGCGGTACCGGCCCCGCCCAGCACGATCAGCACGGCGGCGAGCACCGCCGTCAGCGCGCCGAGAGCCCGGCGCACCCGCGCGGATCCCCTGTTCATACCTGCCTGCTCCCCCATCGGTGGGCGATCGGCCCGCCCCGCTCACCGGCGGGGAGGGACGACGAACGTGTGCGTGCGGACGGCCGTTTCATGCGTGCGGACGGCCGTGCGGACGGCCGTGCGGACCCGGTCCCCGGTGCGCACGGCCCCGACATCATGAACCCTGCCGCGCCGGCGGGTTGTCGAGCGTCAGGGCGGTGCAGCGGACCCCGCCGCCGCCCTTGGCCAGTTCGGTCGTGTCGAGTTCGACCACGTCGAGGCCTCGGTCGCGCAGTGCGGCGGCGAGCAGCGGCGCGCCCCGCGTCATGGTCACGGTGGTGCCGTCGCTGACCAGGTTCAGCGCGAACCTCGCGGCCTCCTCGGCGGACACCTCGACCAGGTCGGCCCCGAGGCCGCGCAGGGTCCGCAGGCTGGGTGCGTCGAGGGCGTCCGGGCAGTACGCCAGCAGGCCCGGGGCGATGACACCGACGGCCAGGTCGAGGTCGTACCAGCGGCAGCCCGCCGTACGCAGCGGCACCACCTCGTAGTCGAGTTCGCGGGCCAGCACCCGGAGCATCCGCTCGTCGGTGCGCTGGCCGTACGCGGTGAGCAGCTGGTCGCCGTAGGCCAGCGCGTCGCCCTGCCCGCTGAACGCGTAGGGCGCCTCGATGACCTCGAACCCCCGGTCGGCCAGCCATTCCGCGAAGTATGGCACCTCGGCCTTGCGTTCGGGCGGGGGGCTGCCGAGCAGGGCCCGCTCGCCGCGGACGACGGCGGCGTTGGCGGTGAACACCATGTCCGGGCAGTCGGGTGCGGAAGGCACGTACTCCACCTTGCGGCCGGCCGCGAGGTGCGCGGCCACGATGGCCTGGTGCTCGGCGTGCGCCGCCTGGATGTCGGGCTGGACGGCCGTGTCCATGTAGGGGTTGATCTCGTAGTCGACCCGGAAGTGGCTCACGTCGGATACAAGCAGTTCGCTGTTCACGGTGCCCTTTCTGGTGGTCTGCCGGAGCGGCCCGGTCGGCCGGGCCCCGTACGTCTCGCGCGTCCGCGTCGGACCAGGTCGACGGTGTGTTCGGTCCGGTCCTCGTGGGGTGATCGGCGTCCGCGTACCTCCGAGTCCAACAGGAGGCCGAATTGACCGGGAGCTTTGAACGGCGAAAGCAATCAAGTCCGCGGCGGGGTCCGTTCTTTCGCCGCCGGAGGTCTGTTCAATCGCCGCCGGGGGTCTGTTCATTCGCCGCCTGGCGTCCGTTCCTTCGCCGCCGGGGGCCTCTTCCGTCCGTCCGCCGTCACGGGCCTGCGGGAACACGCGCGCGACGACGTGGCGCGCGCGAAGCACGGGCAGGGGCGTCGGCGCGCGCGAAAGGTACGGACTTGACGGAGTCCGCCCGGCACTTCCGGAGAAGGGGATCGGGCCGGTCGCCGGTCGCGGAGTATTCAAGGCGTCGGTTCCGAACGGCTTCGCTTTCCGGCGTACGACGAAGTCCCGTGGAAACCGGCGGAGTCGACCGCCGCGCGGTTGATCGCCCGTGCCACGACAGCGCACTCGGCGAGAGTCAGCCGTCCGCGCGGCGCGGGGAGCGGTGCGGCGTATCGGACACGCCCTCTCAGAGACGGTGAACCATTCACGACCACGGAGGTTCTTGGTGACCAGCGACGCGATCGCGACCCGACCGGCCGCAGGCGGGCCGGCCCTGTTGGAGGACCGGGGGGAGCTCTGGCGGGCCCTGCCCGCACGGCAGCAGCCCGAATGGGAGAACCTCGACCTCCTGGCCACAGTCACGTTCGAACTCGCCGACCGGCCGGGGCTGGTGACCGCCGGGGAGGTGGCCGAACTGCGCGGCCTGCTGGCCCAGGTGGTGGCCGGACGGTTCCAGGTGGTCCAGGCGGGGGACTGCGCGGAGGACCCGGCCGAGTGCGAGCCCGGCCATGTCACCCGCAAGGTGGCGCTGCTGGAGGCGCTCGCCGGGGTGATGTCCATGAACACCCTGCTGCCCACGCTCAGGGTCGGCCGGATGGCGGGCCAGTTCGCCAAGCCGCGCTCCCGCCCCACCGAGCTGGTGGACGGCGTCGAACTGCCGGTCTACCGGGGCCACATGGTCAACGGCCCCGAGCCGGACGCGCGGTCACGGCGCCCCGACCCGCGCCGGCTGCGCTCGGGCTACGACGCGGCGAGCCGGGCCATGGAGGCGCTGCGGTCCCGGATCGCCCTGCAGCCCCCGGCCTTCGTCACCCCGGTGTGGACCAGCCACGAGGCGCTGCTGCTCGACTACGAGGCGCCGCTGATCCGCGACGACGAGACAGGCCGGCGCTATCTCGCCTCGACCCACTGGCCGTGGATCGGCTACCGCACCAACCAGTTGGACGGTGCCCATGTGGCGCTGCTGGCGTCCGTGGCCAACCCGGTGGCCTCCAAGGTCGGTGCGGACATGCGGGTCGAGGACCTGCTGGCCCTGTGCGAACGGCTCGACCCCGACCGCGAGCCGGGCCGTCTCACCCTGATCGCGAGGATGGGCGCGGACGCGGTGGCCGACCGGCTGCCCGCCATGGCCGCGGCCGTGCGCGACGCGGGGCACCCGGTGGTCTGGCTGTCGGACCCGATGCACGGCAACACGATCAGCGGGCCGGGCGGCCTGAAGACCAGGCTCGTGGAGAGCGTGATCCGTGAGGTGCGGGAGTTCCAGAAGGCGATCGACGAGGCCGGCGCGGTCGTGGGCGGTCTGCATCTGGAGACCACCCCCGACGACGTCGTCGAGTGCGTCGACGACGCGCGATCCGTCGAATCCCTCGGGGACCGGTACACGAGTCTGTGCGATCCGCGGCTGAATCCGGCGCAGGCACTGGAGGTCGCCGCCGCCTGGCAGGGCCGGTCGCTGCTGCGCTGACGCGCCGCGTTCCGGTCCCACCGCGAAACCCCTGGTCGGCCGTGGCCGATCGTCGTCGATCTTTGGATTCGTCATGGATGTCGATGGAATAGAGGACAGGGTCGCCCTGGTCACGGGGGCAGCCGGTGGCATGGGCGAGGCCGTGGTGCGTACCCTCGCCGCGCACGGTGCCGTGGTCGCGATGCTCGACCGGAACGCGGACCGGCTGGAGGAACTGGCCGCACGGGTGCGGGACTCGGGCGGGCGGGCGGAGGCGTTCCCCGCCGACGTGACGGACAGCGCCGCCGTCGAGGCCGTCGTCGAACTGGTGGAACGGCGCCTCGGTCCGCTGGACCACCTCGTCAACGGTGCAGGCGTGTTGCGGCCGGGGCGGACGTGGGCCCTCACCGACGAGGACTGGGCGGCCACCTTCGCGGTGAACACCGCGGGTGTCTTCCATGTCTCGCGCGCCGTGGTCAGCCGCATGATCGAACGCCGGCGGGGCGCCATCGTGACGGTGGCGTCCAACGCGTCCGGCACCCCCCGGGTGGACATGGCCGCGTACGCGGCGTCCAAGGCCGCCTCGACCATGTTCACCAAGTGTCTGGGCCTGGAGGTGTCGCGTTTCGGTATCCGCTGCAACGTGGTGGCACCCGGTTCCACCGACACCCCGATGCTGACCGCGCTCTGGGACGAGGGCGCCGAACGGGCGTCGATCGACGGCGTCGCGTCCGCGTTCCGCGTCGGCATCCCGCTGGGGCGCATCGCACGGCCCCAGCACATCGCCGACGCGGTGGTGTTCCTGCTCTCCGACCGGGCCGCCCACATCACGATGCAGGACCTGACCGTCGACGGCGGCGCGGCGCTCGGTCACTAGGGGGTCTTTCCGAAGTCCCCGCACAGCGCCCGCGTCGGCCGTCGCCTTCGAGGCGGTGTCGCGACGCCGCGGCGATCCATCACAAAGGCCCCGGGGGCGCGGGGTGGTGTGCGCGTCCGCAACCCGCCGTCCCCGGGGCCGCACCGGCTCCCAGAGAGGAGTTCCCGTATGGGAATCCCGGCCATCACGGCCTACCCGATGCCGACCGAGGACGAGTTGCCGCGGAACACCGTCCGGTGGACGGTGGACCCGCGGCGGGCGGTCCTGCTGATCCATGACATGCAGAAGTACTTCGTCGAGCCCTTCCCCGCCGGCCGGTCGCCGGTGACGGAACTGGTCGACCATGTCACCGCCCTGCGGGAGCGGTGCGCGGCGCTCGACGTCCCGGTCGCCTACACCACCCAGCCCGGCGGGATGACGGAGCAACAGCGCGGCCTGCTGCGGGACTTCTGGGGTTCCGGGATGACCGTCGCGCGGGAGCACCGTGAGGTGGTCGACCCGATCCGGCCCGGTACGGGCGACCTGGTGCTGACCAAGTGGCGCTACAGCGCCTTCCACCGCACCCGGCTCCTGGCGTCCATGCGGGAATGGGGGCGCGACCAGCTGATCGTGTGCGGTGTGTACGCCCATGTCGGAATCCTCATGACCAGCGCGGACGCCTTCGCCTCGGACATCCAGTCGTTCCTCGTCGCCGACGCCGTCGCCGACTTCACGCCCGAGCACCACCGGTTCGCCCTGCGCTACGCGGCCGAGCGGTGCGCGATGACGCTGACGACCGCGGCCGTCCTCGACCGGCTCTCCCCGGTGACGGACGGCGGACACGTCCGACAGGAGGCGGCGCCATGACGCAGGCAGTGCGCGACGACCCGTACGCCGCATCGCCGCTCGGGCGGATCCTGGCGGCGCCGCACCCGGAGTTCGCGTTGCTGCACCGGCCGCGGATCGGACCCGCCGACCGGATCGAGGTGCTGGTCGGTGACTCGGCCGAGGTGTCACGCCTGGCCGACATCCCCCTGCGGAGCGACACCGCCGGCCGGGCCCCGGGCACCGGGCGCGCGGAGCACGAGGTACTGGTCGTGATCCCCTACCGGCAGCTCTCCGAGCGCGGCTTCGAGGCGGTGGACGACGGGGCCCCGGTGATCACGCTGCGGATCCGTACGCAGGAGTCGCTCCCGCTCTCCGAGGCACTGGCGCAGCTGCCGGACGCCCGGATCGATCTGGCCGGAGGTGGCTTCGACATCGACGACGCGGCGTACGCGGACCTGGTCCGCCGCGTCGTCGAGGAGGAGATCGGCAACGGCGAGGGCGCCAACTTCGTGGTCAGACGGACCTTCGTCGCGGACATCTCCGACTATTCGCCACTGCTGGCCCTGGCGGTCTTCCGCCGTCTGCTGGAGCGGGAGCGGGGGGCGTACTGGACCTTCGTGGTCCACGCGGGCGGCAGGACGTTCGTCGGCGCGACCCCGGAGCGGCATCTGAGCCTGTCGGACGGGGTCGCGGTCATGAACCCGATCAGCGGCACCTACCGGTACCCGGCACAGGGCCCCACGCTGACCGGGGTGCTGTCCTTCCTGGCCGACGCCAAGGAGGCCGACGAGTTGTCGATGGTCGTCGACGAGGAACTGAAGATGATGGCCCGAGTCAGCGACTTCGGGGTCCGGGCGAAGGGTCCGCGTCTCGTCGAGATGGCCGGTCTGGCGCACACGGAGTACGTCGTGGAGGGCCGGGCGACCGCCGACGTCCGCGACGTCCTGCGGGAGACCCTGTTCGCGCCGACGGTGACCGGCAGTCCGCTGGAGAGCGCGGCCAAGGTCGTCCGCAGATTCGAGCCGCACGGCCGCGGCTACTACAGCGGTGTGCTGGCGCTCATCGGCCGCGACGCCGAGGGCGGCCGTACGCTGGACTCCTCCATCCTGATCAGGACCGCCGTCATCGACGCGGCCGGCCGGATGACCCTCGGCGTGGGCGCCACCCTGGTCCGCGACTCCGATCCGTGGGCCGAGGCGGCCGAGA is drawn from Streptomyces bottropensis ATCC 25435 and contains these coding sequences:
- a CDS encoding MFS transporter; its protein translation is MIRHKFMWPWMIAAIGFVALVAAAGFRATPGALVEPLHREFGWSNGTIGFAMSVNLALYGVTAPFAAALMERFGVRKVTASAMALIALGSGLTVFMTASWQLVMLWGVMVGLGAGAISLGFVATIGTRWFVKQQGLVTGLLSAGGATGSLVFLPLVAKLSEAPGGWRTAAIVVAVVAFSTVPLVLLFFREHPADVGIPPYGADEIVPAPPAVNNAARLAIDGLKSAARTKAFWFLAMAFAICGATSNGLVNTHFIPAAHDHGMPTVTAAGLLALIGIFDLIGTVLSGWLSDRYDSRILLLAYYALRGVSLLILPQLFSEQVTGFMLVFVIFYGLDFIATVPPTVALCREYFGMSAPIVFGWIFAAHQLGAAFAATAAGLTRDGFGSYAPAWYVAGALSIGAAFMSISMKRPEPEKTLLQEPAVV
- a CDS encoding copper resistance protein CopC produces the protein MNRGSARVRRALGALTAVLAAVLIVLGGAGTAAAHAELDSTDPAPDSVVPRQPSAVTLTFSEGVTLPADSLRVLDPAGERVDTGTPGHAAGRPETARVKLRDGLADGTYTVAWQVIFADSHPGGGAFTFSVGKPSASSVSVAELQGTRTDGLIAFLYGTGRAVAYAAFALLAGAVAFVLVCWPAGAAVRRVQGLLAAGWIGLLGSTIVLMMLRGPYEQGSGITPSTDAVPTEAHVPVDERIYVALAIRLLLLAACGVYLVLLVGQLGQARRQGRSEPLSQGQAQSDDDATERSWSRSRLGAVGLLLAVGLSATWVMTNHASEGAQVWLALPTTALHLLAMAAWLGGLVTLAVGLRRGLTPAAVERFSLVAVGSVTVLVLTGLYQSWRGVGSWEALFDTEYGRLLLIKAGCVALMLGAAWFSRSRLALLRSEAETGTSATPMTAEVGTPATFTATEGGTPGTLTAAEAGTSATPMAAEGGTSVTLAAAEAGTPAALSAAEAGTPATPMAAEASSRTGGHSARVGLRRSVLAESALAVAVLVVTTMLTSTPPARTASAAGSAPRDPAASAASAAPDRTLTLTIPFDTGGRTANAQGTATVSLVPAATGGRTVELRLTGADGRPADVPEAALAFTLPAENLGPLGVTLRPDGAGRRVGEVRLPLAGRWTVSLTVRSSDIDQTTEKRRVTIGG
- a CDS encoding dimethylarginine dimethylaminohydrolase family protein; amino-acid sequence: MNSELLVSDVSHFRVDYEINPYMDTAVQPDIQAAHAEHQAIVAAHLAAGRKVEYVPSAPDCPDMVFTANAAVVRGERALLGSPPPERKAEVPYFAEWLADRGFEVIEAPYAFSGQGDALAYGDQLLTAYGQRTDERMLRVLARELDYEVVPLRTAGCRWYDLDLAVGVIAPGLLAYCPDALDAPSLRTLRGLGADLVEVSAEEAARFALNLVSDGTTVTMTRGAPLLAAALRDRGLDVVELDTTELAKGGGGVRCTALTLDNPPARQGS
- a CDS encoding 3-deoxy-7-phosphoheptulonate synthase, translating into MTSDAIATRPAAGGPALLEDRGELWRALPARQQPEWENLDLLATVTFELADRPGLVTAGEVAELRGLLAQVVAGRFQVVQAGDCAEDPAECEPGHVTRKVALLEALAGVMSMNTLLPTLRVGRMAGQFAKPRSRPTELVDGVELPVYRGHMVNGPEPDARSRRPDPRRLRSGYDAASRAMEALRSRIALQPPAFVTPVWTSHEALLLDYEAPLIRDDETGRRYLASTHWPWIGYRTNQLDGAHVALLASVANPVASKVGADMRVEDLLALCERLDPDREPGRLTLIARMGADAVADRLPAMAAAVRDAGHPVVWLSDPMHGNTISGPGGLKTRLVESVIREVREFQKAIDEAGAVVGGLHLETTPDDVVECVDDARSVESLGDRYTSLCDPRLNPAQALEVAAAWQGRSLLR
- a CDS encoding 2,3-dihydro-2,3-dihydroxybenzoate dehydrogenase: MDVDGIEDRVALVTGAAGGMGEAVVRTLAAHGAVVAMLDRNADRLEELAARVRDSGGRAEAFPADVTDSAAVEAVVELVERRLGPLDHLVNGAGVLRPGRTWALTDEDWAATFAVNTAGVFHVSRAVVSRMIERRRGAIVTVASNASGTPRVDMAAYAASKAASTMFTKCLGLEVSRFGIRCNVVAPGSTDTPMLTALWDEGAERASIDGVASAFRVGIPLGRIARPQHIADAVVFLLSDRAAHITMQDLTVDGGAALGH
- a CDS encoding isochorismatase family protein, translated to MGIPAITAYPMPTEDELPRNTVRWTVDPRRAVLLIHDMQKYFVEPFPAGRSPVTELVDHVTALRERCAALDVPVAYTTQPGGMTEQQRGLLRDFWGSGMTVAREHREVVDPIRPGTGDLVLTKWRYSAFHRTRLLASMREWGRDQLIVCGVYAHVGILMTSADAFASDIQSFLVADAVADFTPEHHRFALRYAAERCAMTLTTAAVLDRLSPVTDGGHVRQEAAP
- a CDS encoding phenazine-specific anthranilate synthase component I; this translates as MTQAVRDDPYAASPLGRILAAPHPEFALLHRPRIGPADRIEVLVGDSAEVSRLADIPLRSDTAGRAPGTGRAEHEVLVVIPYRQLSERGFEAVDDGAPVITLRIRTQESLPLSEALAQLPDARIDLAGGGFDIDDAAYADLVRRVVEEEIGNGEGANFVVRRTFVADISDYSPLLALAVFRRLLERERGAYWTFVVHAGGRTFVGATPERHLSLSDGVAVMNPISGTYRYPAQGPTLTGVLSFLADAKEADELSMVVDEELKMMARVSDFGVRAKGPRLVEMAGLAHTEYVVEGRATADVRDVLRETLFAPTVTGSPLESAAKVVRRFEPHGRGYYSGVLALIGRDAEGGRTLDSSILIRTAVIDAAGRMTLGVGATLVRDSDPWAEAAETRAKAAGLLSALGHAPGPEPTAPPAGPGSRPASFARHPDVLAALRQRNSALSSFWLGDTGPRAHPVPALVDRRVLVVDAEDTFTAMWDHQLRALGPVVTVRRFDDAYDPDAYDLVVLGPGPGDPRRTRHPKIARLRALTRRLLDEGRPFLSVCLSHQVLSGLLGLDLVRKDHPDQGVQRKIDLFGRLELVGFYNTFAARADTDLIVAPGVADAVEVCRDQENGQVHALRGPGFRSVQFHPESVLSQNGLSVMADLLTSLLEERPSRPDRIRTGPRAERRDLHAPAH